In Hallerella porci, the sequence AAAGTGCTCATCTTCAGCGGTCCCGTGAACCCGGCGTGCCACAGGTGCCTCGCTTCCGTGTTCACTCCCGTAAGGATTTCGCGCAGGGACCTGTAATTTTTGAATACAGCGAACAACAGCACGAGCAGGTGCTGGAACCCGTCGAACTTCTTGACATAGCGTTCCCCGCCAACGCTGCGGGATAGTCTCAGAATTTCGCCTTTGGAGAGGTATTTTGTGATTTGTGCGTATATCGGCTGTCCGGTAAAATTTCTACTTTCCATGGTGCTTTTGAGCTTGTTTTTGATTGCAAACTGAACAATAGTCAAAAGTGGCGGCTCCC encodes:
- a CDS encoding DUF4372 domain-containing protein, which codes for MESRNFTGQPIYAQITKYLSKGEILRLSRSVGGERYVKKFDGFQHLLVLLFAVFKNYRSLREILTGVNTEARHLWHAGFTGPLKMST